The Alphaproteobacteria bacterium region CCGGCCTGTTTTTCAGCCCCAGTCGCAACCAGGCCGACGATGCCCGCGAGCGGCGCCATGCCCCGGAGGCGGTCCGATGAACGACTTCGTGACGCCCGAAGTGGGCGAATTCATCGAGACCCCGGAAATCGAGTCCGGTGCCATGGCCCACAGCCAGCCCTTCGTGGCGGCGGCCGAGCACCAGGAGGCCCTGGGCTTTCCCGGCGAGCTGGTCGAGGACTGGCAGCAGAAGGCCATCGTCCGCCTGGGCGAGTTGCTTAAGGAAAACCGCGGCCTCGGGGTCTTTCTCGATAGTTGCGTGAAATGCGGCGCCTGCACCGACAAGTGCCACTATTTCCTCGGCACCGGCGATCCCCTGAACATGCCGGTGGCGCGCCAGGACCTGTTGCGCCAGGTCTATCGCCGCCATTTCACCGTTGCCGGCAAGCTGTTGCCCGGGCTGGTGGGAGCGGCCGAGCTGACGCGCGAACGGCTGGACGACTGGTACCGTTACTTCCACCAGTGCTCGCAGTGCCGGCGCTGCTCCGTCTTTTGCCCCTACGGCATCGACACGGCCGAAATCTCCATGGCGGCTCGCGAGATCATGGATTGCATTGGCCTGGGCCAGAAATATTCCAACGAGATCATCGCCAAGGTGCACAAGATCGGCAACAACCTGGGCCTTCCGCAACCGGCGCTGGTCGACACGCTGGAGGGCCTGGAAGAGGACATCGAGGACGAAACCGGCGTTGCCGTGCGCATCCCGGTGGACGAGAAAGGCGCCGACGTGCTGGTGATCACGCCCAGCGCCGATTTCTTCTCCGAGCCCCACGTTGATGGCCTAATGGGTTACGCCAAGGTCTTCCACCAGGCCGGCATCAGCTGGACGCTGAGCTCGGCTGCTTCCGAGGCCGCCAATTTTGCTCTGTTCATCGGCTCGCAGCGCCAGATGCAAGAGGTCGCCATGCGCATCCGCGATGCCGCCCTCGAGCTCGGCGTCAAGCGCCTGGTGGTGGGAGAGTGCGGCCATGCCTGGCGCGTCGCCTACAGTTTCTGGAACACCCTGGTCGGGCCTTTCGATTTCCTCGATCGTGATTTTCCCGCGCCGCAGCACATCTGCGAGATGACTTATGACCTTATCGAACGCGGTGCGCTGAAGCTCGACCCCGAGGCCAACGACGACAAGGTCGTGACCTTTCACGATTCCTGCAACGTGGCGAGAGCCTCGCGCATGGGCGGCTGGCCCGGTGGGCAATTCCATATCCCTCGGGCCATCCTGCGCGCCTCGGTCAACAATTTCGTCGACATGGCCGAAGAGACCATCGGCGAGGCCACGTACTGCTGCGGCGGCGGCGGCGGCCTCTTGACCGACGACCTGACCGAGCTGCGCGTCAAGGGCGCCTACCCCCGCATGCAGGCCCTGCAGCGCGTCATCGAAGACCACGGCGTCACCCACTTGGCCGCCATTTGCGCCATCTGCAAGAGCCAGTTCAGCAAGGTGCTGCCCTACTACGGCCATGACATGGACATGATCGTCGGCGTGCATCAGCTGCTCTCGAACGCCATCCAGCTTGGTGGCGAACAGTAGTCACGAGATTCGAGGAAAGACATGGACGACAAGGTCGATACGGAACTCGCCGCCCGCACGGCACGGCGCTACCAGGACGGCGACGACGCGCCGGGGCCGCTGGACGAGCAGATCTTCATTGCCGACTATTCCCACAAGTGCCCCGTCTACGTCCACCGCACGCCGCCCTGCCAGGGCAGTTGCCCGGCCGGCGAGGACATCCGCGGCTGGCTGCAGATCGTGCGCGGTATCGAAAAATCGGGCGCCGAATCAGATGACGACAGCGATTGGCAGGA contains the following coding sequences:
- a CDS encoding (Fe-S)-binding protein, whose product is MNDFVTPEVGEFIETPEIESGAMAHSQPFVAAAEHQEALGFPGELVEDWQQKAIVRLGELLKENRGLGVFLDSCVKCGACTDKCHYFLGTGDPLNMPVARQDLLRQVYRRHFTVAGKLLPGLVGAAELTRERLDDWYRYFHQCSQCRRCSVFCPYGIDTAEISMAAREIMDCIGLGQKYSNEIIAKVHKIGNNLGLPQPALVDTLEGLEEDIEDETGVAVRIPVDEKGADVLVITPSADFFSEPHVDGLMGYAKVFHQAGISWTLSSAASEAANFALFIGSQRQMQEVAMRIRDAALELGVKRLVVGECGHAWRVAYSFWNTLVGPFDFLDRDFPAPQHICEMTYDLIERGALKLDPEANDDKVVTFHDSCNVARASRMGGWPGGQFHIPRAILRASVNNFVDMAEETIGEATYCCGGGGGLLTDDLTELRVKGAYPRMQALQRVIEDHGVTHLAAICAICKSQFSKVLPYYGHDMDMIVGVHQLLSNAIQLGGEQ